The window agtttaataacaataaaaaaccccaaaaatGGAAAACTGAGGGCAAGGGAAGTGGCCCCTAGGCAGGGGCACAGGGATCCCTGCTCATGGCACCAGGCCTGGCCGCAGGGTCCCCTGGTATTGCTGTTGCTCCGAGGTTGGGGGCAGCGATTGTCCTGTGGGAGCCATGGTCATCTGGGTCAGGACCCTTACTTCTTCTGGGGTGTGCTCAGCTTCTGCATGCCCCGGATCTTGTCCAGCAGGCCAGAGATGAAGGCCTAGATAAGAGGGAAGAGGGTGTACCATTAGTGAGGCTAAGACCCAAGATGATAAtctgacatacatacatacatacatacatacatacatacatacccaccCACTCTAAGGTTAGGGAAGACAACTTACCTCAGTGGGTTTGTAACAGTCAACTAACAGCTCCTGATGAGGGAAAACATAGTGAGTTCTTGGGAACAGGACTTACAGTTTACCTATACCCTCCCAAGGGACTGAGGCCACTCAGGGACATAGCTAAGTTAAGTTCCATGACCCTCGTCTTTCCAGAGGCAGAAGATGACCCACACAAAGAAGGTATGGCACCAGGGCAGAGCTTCCCCAAGGGGCAGTGTCTCCAGGCAGCCTCCCCTGGATGACTTCAGCTTACCTTCACTCTAGCAGCCCGGGTATCATCGCTTTCCATGTCCAAGAGTTCATCCACATCTATCTCCAGCTCTGGGATCTCCTCCtcctggggtaggggtgggagagAAGGACAATGCCTCAGTAGGAGGGGGCCTGGAGAGGACTCCCTGCCTAACTCAAAACCGTACCAGCCCTCCTCGCCCAGCACAAGACAGCTGCTCTGGGAAGGAAAACAGATCAGGTCTGTGCCAAGGCAAATTGCCCAATGAGGGGGAACTTCCTGTCCCTGCCAGTGGGCACCAGGGGCGCCAGAAAGACAGGGCTGGGGACCTTGGTCTTTGAACCTAGCAGATGTGTCTTCTCAGGATCCAGGACCTCTAGCTTACTAGAGCACTGGTGGGGCCAGCTGTCCCAGTTCATCacagtcccctcccctcccccaaacaccTGTCACAGCTtcctgggagggaggaggaagtgaaGGGTGAGGGGTCAATGGGAAAGACCCATGCTTGATAAAGGGGGAAACAAAGAGCCCATGCTTtgaggagaaaggggtacacCCCCCTCCTCAAGGGAACAGCTATCCCACTTGGAGCCAGCTGCATTCCAGGGCTGGGCTAGGGTAGGCATCACAGGGCAAGCCCACTCCTCCACCCTACCCCTGGGGGCCTGAGTCACCATCTGAACAAGCAGGGAGTCATGGGGTGGAGAGCCAGAGTCGGGAGAACTGGCTAACCGGTCTCCACAGACAGCATGGCAGGCTAGCCCACTAGAACAACTCAGATCCTTTATACACTTGAAACAGACTTGTGCCTTTCAACTAGTGTCTACGCTAGTCCAGAGAGACAAACTAGATCAGACCTTTCACTGTCAGCCCAAGCTAGACCCCTGCCTCCAGTTCTATTCCTGTAGGCTTGGGGAGAACACCATGCTTAACCTGGGGTAGCACCACGAAGGACGCAAGGGTCGAGGCAGAGGAGAAAGCTAGTGACTCAGGTCAGGCAAGAAAAGCCACACACTGGGGAGCGGCGAAAGTAAGACGGGTGGCTTAGCAGCAGAACTCCCACTGACTGTTGACAGACTGACGGTGGGGTTTCCGAGCAGACCGACTTAGGTCCGGTTCTAGGGTATCGGCACGGGGTGGGGAGCGCACCTGGCAGTCGTAGAGACGCGTGAGCTGTTCTAAGATCCACTCCTCCAGGTTGAGGCGCTTTCGTAGCTCCTTGCGGTCGTACTTGACGGTGACCTTCCCTTGCCGTCTCACCGGGCCATCATCATCCGCGCCCCCCGGGCCTTCGCCGGCCGCCCCGGGGGGGCTCTGGAAGTAGACACGAGGCCCCGTGCTCCCACTGCCCGGCCCGGGAGCCGGGGCAGCCAACGCCGCGCCCCCCGCGGGGCCGCTGTCCGCCATGGCGGCCGCCGGGGCCACGTGCGCGCTCGGGCCCCTCCCTGCGCCGCCGCCTCCCGGACGCCCGCCGGCTGGCTCCGGGCCGCTGGCTCCGGTTAGCTCGCGGGCTCCGCTCCGCGCGGCTCCGCGGCGAGGGCGGCGGCGGGGGCGCCCGGGGGCAGCTGCAGCATGCGGAGCCCCCGGGCTTGGCCTGGCcgcgccccgccccctccccaccGATCCGCCCGCCCTTTGTCCCCCGCGGCCGCCGCCCGAGCCGCCGCCGCTTTCTCTGTCTTGCTCTCTTCCCCCGCCCCCCGACCACACCCCCTTAAAGGGCCAGCCCCGCTTCAGGCGCCCCCCCCTCTCCCCAACCCCGCCTCCTGAAAGGGGATAGGAGAGGACCTAGTTTGTAGGGTCCGGGGCTCTACGGTACCCCCTTAATTTAACCTCTGGCCCCCAAACCCAGACTTCTAGGTGTCGGGTGCCTGGATCTGCACGTCCGCCAGGACCATAGTTCTCTTCTGGCCCTGTCTCATTCTGTCACTGAGGCCGAAACAGAGGCGGGCTAAGGCATAAGGCCGAGTAGGGCGCGGATCCGGTGAGGAACGTGAGAGACCCTTGGCCAGCAAGGGGCAAGATGACGTCCGCGAGCGGGCCGACACGTGGATGGGGCTTCCGGGGATAAGGGAGTGCAAAGGCGTCCAGGAACTCTCCAGGTGCCGGGACACCCTACTTGTTTCGGTCTCACGGCATTCAAGAAGTCGGGAGTTAGGGCGTGTAGAGTTAGCCTGCGGCTTACAAAAGCCAGGACCCCAGGCGACCACCGCCCACCGGCTGAGATGGCGGCGCGCGGGGCGTTGTGGGCAATGTAGTCCACGGCTCGGCGTTGCTGCTCCTCCCAGCTAGATGCAGAGCCCGCCGCGAAGCGCAAACTTGTTTGGGGCGCGCCTCTCCTGGATGGCTGGGTTATGCTGGGTGCGGCCCTGGGCACCCTGCAGCTTGCGTGGGTGCGAAGGAGGAAGCTCTGGTACAAAGAGCAAACCAAAACTCACGATGATAAAGGTAATAATAGCAGTTGACCCCAAATGAGCGTTTATTTGGACCTCATCCGGCCTGTTCCGCTTTGAGTTTTCCCAGTAGCTCCTCTATCCTTCACACTTTAGGAGACCACGTTCCTTCCTTCACTGTCTGAAACTTTAAATTGTCTCATtcatccatttctctttctctcttttagacAGCGAATTTTGGTAGCTGAGAGCACTGAAGACCTTGTTTGCTAATACCCAACCTTGGAACACCCTGTTCACTGTCAAACCTACAGGCCTTAGTAAACTATCTGGTCCCTACAGAACCCCAACCCCTAAAACTCTGACTCTGGCAGACGACTCCGTCCTATTGGTTAAACAAATGACCATAAGAGAATGGTGGACTTTGTTTAAATAGGAAAACCCGTGGAAACTTCAATTATGGCAACACAGTTAAATCATAGatatagggccgggcggtggtggcgcacgcctttaatcccagccgtcgggaggcagaggcaggcggatctttgagttcgagaccagcctggtctacaagagctagttccaggacaggctccaaaaccacagagaaaccctgtctcgaaaaaccaaaaaaaaaa of the Chionomys nivalis chromosome 8, mChiNiv1.1, whole genome shotgun sequence genome contains:
- the Ppp1r14b gene encoding LOW QUALITY PROTEIN: protein phosphatase 1 regulatory subunit 14B (The sequence of the model RefSeq protein was modified relative to this genomic sequence to represent the inferred CDS: inserted 1 base in 1 codon) produces the protein MLQLPPGAPAAAXRRGAARSGARELTGASGPEPAGGRPGGGGAGRGPSAHVAPAAAMADSGPAGGAALAAPAPGPGSGSTGPRVYFQSPPGAAGEGPGGADDDGPVRRQGKVTVKYDRKELRKRLNLEEWILEQLTRLYDCQEEEIPELEIDVDELLDMESDDTRAARVKELLVDCYKPTEAFISGLLDKIRGMQKLSTPQKK